The Pelodiscus sinensis isolate JC-2024 chromosome 4, ASM4963464v1, whole genome shotgun sequence genomic sequence AAATGCTGTACTATTCTGGAAGAACTAAAGGGCTGTCTGGAAACCAACAGGAAAACATTAATACAGTAAGTTCCTATCTCTGCAATGCATCTATCAGCTTCCCTTCAGATGGATGAACAATCAACACTTTAATGTACAATAAACAAACTGCCAAATGACAGAGAGTTGGCTCTCTTTAGAGTTAATTCAAACTGTGCAATTTCTTCCCTTTCACTGTCTTCTTCTGGAACACACTACTATTTCCATTTCCTTGCCCCATTTAATGAGAAACAATACCAGGCCTTGTATGGTTGAAAAcctacagcctccccccacctttgAGCTGGTTTAGTGGGTTGACCCATAGCATGCTACCTGAGCAACTGAATAATATTCATAGCAGCTGTCAGAGTGACTTACCTTGAGCCTTTAGGAAACAATAATGGTTACTAACAAATAACTACATAAGGATATTATGGTTCATTCTTCTAATCCACTGAGAAATGGACTTtgagtgggagggaggcagtttttcttcttttccattGGGCACTAGAGAAGCTAAAGGCAGAGAAACTACCAAAATTATCTGACCTTGTGTTTCTAGATTCACAGAAAGCAACTCTCTGGCAGTAGATTTCTACAGGTTTTACCGAGGGAGTAAATTTTCACATAACTAATGTTCAGAACCTGTACTGTAAGCCTTTGTTTAGGTTAGGGGAGACTAGTGGAATTATGGTCAACATATTCTTGAATTAATTCTTTTTCCACTGACCTCACAAAAGATGAAAGTTTCTAGCCATCTTGAtctctctatggctacatctatactgcactcttcTGGCtcaaaagcatatgcaaatgaagcgtggatttagcatattgctgtgcttcatttgcataattaattgggggccgtttttgtgcaagaggcttttgcgccaaAGGGAGTTATGTaaactgctcctttttgcacaaaaacccctcttgcgcaagagccattcttcctgaaaaaatgaagaatggCTCCAgtgcaagaaggggtttttgcacaaaagcctcttgcgcaaaaacagcccctaattaattatgcaaatgaagttcagcAGTATGCtaatctatgcttcatttgcataggcttttgcacaagaagagtgcagtatagacatagccctagtgatcTTGCAAGGATCAGCATGCACAGTGAGACCACAGATCTAATTTGGGACTTCAGGTGCTACTGCACTATTAAAACAGGCTATTCTTTTCTTTCAGCTGTTTTGGAGGACTTGGACGTTCATGTCTCAGTAagcattttttccttctccctcaatGTTATTACTTATTAGTGATACAGTTTAACCATGTCCTCTTCAGGCAATAGAATTAAAATATGCATTAGTCTGGTGTCTAAAGGACCAAAATGCATTATGAACCAGAGGCTTCTAAGTTGGGAATGGAACTTGGTGCCCTTGCACAGTAGAAAATAAGAGAAGTTTAATTGCCTCCTTTATTAAAATTGGTTATAGTTTGGCAGGCCTCCATTGTTGGCAGAAATATGAGCGAGAGAGTACATCAGGCCTGACCAGGCATCTACTGAACTAAATGGAGCAGGTTTGAGCCAATTTATTTAGTAGTTTATGGTACTGAGTGAGAGAAAATGTTACCCAGTCACTTGTTAAAGAATTATAAAAGCCAGTGAACAGTTCACCATATCTCTAATGTGCTCTCAAATATATGGAAGTGTGGATAGACTTCTTGGCTGATTGGTAAGAGAAGCAAACCAAACCTTGCCTCTGTCTTCTTTCCCATGCCTACAGTGAGACTTGCCTCCATTCTTGTCAAAGTAGGGACTACATTCTGTCCTCAGCTGGCTGAGCTCCCTGACCCTCCGCGGGAAGGAGGAGACACAAACCTCTTgtttctgtggctgtgtctatactggcgcgatcttgcgccagagctatgcaaatgaggctcagtctggaatatcgccgagcctcatttgcataactaatgcgctgccatttttgcggaagaggctcttgtgcaagacggagctgtctacactgccccttcttgcgcaagaaaaaccctcttgcgcaaagccgttatgcctgaaaataatcagcataacggctttgcacaagagggtttttcttgcgcaagaaggggcagtgtagacagctccgtcttgcgcaagagcctcttccacaaaaatggcggctcattagttatgcaaatgaggctcggcgatattccaggctgagcctcatttgcatagctctggcgcaagatcgcgccagtatacacacagcctgtgtgtttttcCTCTGCTTAGTTCTCTTCCCAGAAACTTAAGGAGTGCCAAAAGCTGCAAACGCCCAACAAGGAAAGCATATCTGAGAAGATAATCTCCCAAAATGCAAATATAACCCTTAAGATATTATGAGGCTAGATTGttagtttttaaattaaatattgcaCTTTCCCTCCAAAAAACTGCAGCCAAGATGCAGGGGGAGCTACTGGTGATGGAGGGAAAGTTGAACATACTTCCCTGCTGCTAATGACTTGACAGGCCTGGTTGTCCCAACTGCAACCTGGCTAAAGTATCCTTTGTAACAGAGCTGTGAACCTTCATATGATGAAGAAATTCCAGCTCTGACATGTCCATGAGACCCTGGTGTTTGTTCTAAGCACAAACATCAGTGATCAGAAGTTTTGTGACATAAGGAGATGATTGTTAGAATGCATATTTATGCATCTTTTCCTTACAGTAGTTGCATGTCTTCTACTTCAATTATCTGATGCAATGGAACCTCAAGAGGCAATAGAGACTCTCAGAGACTTACGAGGATCTGGGGCAATACAAACAATAAAGGTAATGAGGCTGTAGATGGGGAGAATACTAAATTGGAGGGTGGCTGCCCCTCTGTAGTAGGATCTTCCTTCATGAAGGGATGGCTTTGTCTTTCTGAGAGTTAAATCAGGCCTTTAGTAATTCATGCCCTTACTGCCTTTGAACACATGCTGTCACACCAAATTGCAACTTTCTTCCTTTATTGCCACTCTGctacccttccccctcctcttgtTCTTTACCTCTTTCCCTTTTCGCTCCTTTCCTTTTTCTCACTGCGCCTTGATCATCTGCCTTGATTTTTAAACCTTTTCTTCCCCAGCTCACACTTGTTCCTAATTCTAGCTATCGTTCGCCATTTATCTATCATCCTCTGCCCAGATCCTAGTGCTGGTATTAAACCTACTCAGAATATATACATCATAAAGCAGGCATAGTTCACAGAGCCAAATAATGTACATCAGTCAAGATCTCACTAATTAACATCTAAATCTAATGTTATTTTAAAGAAGGTGGAGAATACTGCCTACTACGAGTTGAAGTAAACAAATAGAATTTGGGAAAGTAGACACACTTCAGCCAAGTTGGAATGGAGAGCAGTAAGCATTTTACTGAAGCCAGGGAGTAGATGGGGAGCCTCACCGTGTTTTTATCAGATATTAGGTTTCTGTGTTTTAATTCTCGATTACCCATGATATTTTTTGAACACTTGTTATGCAGTTTGCACCATTTGACGTCTTTACTTGAGTGAATGAGCCTCCACATAGATTTCTGTGCCTTATATTCAACTAGCCAGAAGCACTGTTATACTTCTTGGACTATATGCAAGATCATGACTTTTGCTAAGAATTGGTTTGTTAAAGAATGCAGCACTTGTTGTAAACATAATTGTACATTTTTCAGCAATACAACTATCTCCATGACTTTCGAGAGAACCTGGCTGCACATCTGTCAACAAAAGATGCAATATTAAGATCAGTATCACGATAAACTAACACTGGCATTATATCTGTTTTGTGTACATACTGTACCTGAGTATAAGTTCTTCACAAAAAGACATCTCACACATACATGAGCTTTTAATACCACTTCCTCAGTAACTGCTTCCAGTCAAGTATTAtgctaagtagggatgtaagcgaccagTCAAGttgtcgactacccaataagcctaggcttattgagtagttgagtcactacttgactactcacttcccaccttgtcttgctgcctctgtatcagaagcagcaagggggggggggagccagattaaaagccatttcccccagcactgtctccatggtacaaggggaagggcaggggaggcagaggcacagtagtCTGAGTCTGGGACTTACCCCCGTTGGgctcctacatttaaaatgtagagctgcAACTGTGTGCCTGgttcctgctacatttaaactgaagagccgCAGCAGagcccccttattgactaatc encodes the following:
- the CDKN3 gene encoding cyclin-dependent kinase inhibitor 3 isoform X10 gives rise to the protein MWLALSSVNCSQFLGVCSLPGCRFKDVRRNLQKDIEELKRHGIQDIFVLCTKGELSKYRVPLLLDSYQQHGIIVHHHPIPDGDTPDITKCCTILEELKGCLETNRKTLIHCFGGLGRSCLIVACLLLQLSDAMEPQEAIETLRDLRGSGAIQTIKQYNYLHDFRENLAAHLSTKDAILRSVSR